The sequence below is a genomic window from Rudanella lutea DSM 19387.
CTCCTGCAGCCCATGGTCGCCAATTGCTGGTGCTGGTGCAAAGCTTCCTGATATAGATTGTTGATGAATGTGCAAATGCCGGTATCCGTCTGGATATGGGCTTATCTTGTTTTACCCATTCTCAACCATCATGCGTAATTTTCTCATTATAGGCTTATTGATAGGCCTGTCGGCCACGTCCTGGGCTCAGACCATTCAGGGCACCGTATTTGAATCGGTTGCCAATAAATCAGTACCGTTGGTAGGTGCCAATGTGTATTGGAGCAGTACAACTACCGGTACAACTACCGACTCGGTTGGCCGATTCCAGCTTGCCCAACCCGAGGGCCAATCTCGACTTGTTATCAGTTATGTCGGCTACAAGCCGGATACGCTTGTAATCAGCGATCCGTCGGCTGAGATCCGCGTAACACTGCGTGCCGAAGCAACGCTTAAGGAAGTGGTTGTTTCGGCTGGTGGAACCACCCAGATTGATCGACTGAATCCGATTCAGACGGAGGTACTCACCCAGCGTACCCTGGCCAAAGCAGCCTGTTGCAACCTCTCCGAAAGCTTCGAAACCAACGCGTCGGTGAGCGTATCGTACAGCGACGCCGTGACCGGAGCCCGGCAGATTCAGTTTTTGGGCTTAGGGGGGCAGTACGTACAAACCAACGTCGAAAATATCCCGAATATCCGGGGGTTGGCCAGCACGTTCGGGATGAGCTACATTCCCGGCACCTGGATCACCAGCATCGACGTCGGCAAGGGCGTCGGCTCGGTGGTGAATGGGTATGAGGGGATGACGGGTGCCCTCAATATCGAACTTCAAAAGCCTGACTTTAAAGCCGAAACCGAGCGTACGCAATGGTTACTCAATGGCTACGCCAATACCTTCGGCCGGGTTGAGGGCAATGTAAACGTGTCGCGCGCCCTGTCGAAAAAATGGAGCGTTGGTGGCCTGGGGCATGTGAGCGCACTGCGAACTCGCATTGATCAGAACGGCGATAATTTTCTCGATCTGCCCATGTACCGGCAGTACAACGCCATCAATCGCTGGAAATACAACAGCGAGCGGTTTATGGCACAGTTTGGCTTTAAAGCCCTGTACGAAGATCGCGAAGGGGGGCAGGTAGCGGCCGTTAATGGGCCAAAGTATGAATTCACCAATGGTACAAAACGCCTTGAGTTTTTCTCGAAAATGGCTCGTTTGTACCCCGAAAAGCCGTACCGGGGGTTAGGGTTGATTCTGAACGGGTTAAATCATGAGCAGGACGCCCGGTTTGGGTTTGCGCCCTACTCGGGCAATCAGCAGATGCTGTATGCCAACTTGATTTACCAGTCGATTATTGACAATACGAACCATACCTTTAAAACGGGGGTGAGTTATATGCTCGACCGGTATAACGAGAGCTACAAGCAAAAACTGCTGCCTACCAACCGAACCGAGTCGGTACCGGGTGCATTTTTCGAGTACACGTACACCTATCCCGAGCGTTTTGCGCTGGTGATTGGCAACCGGATCGACTTCCATAATCTCTACGGAGCCCAATGGTCGCCACGGGTGCATGCCAAATACCACATCCACAACCTGATTACGGCCCGTGCTTCGGCCGGGCGTGGCTTCCGGGTGCCCAACCTGATGGCCGAGAACTTCGGGTATTTCGTTAGCTCGCGGGAGGTATTCTTCCGTAGCCCACTCCGGCCCGAGGTATCGTGGAATTATGGCCTCGGCCTGACCAATGAGTTTCTGATGTTTGGCAACAAAGCCAGCTTTATTCTCGATTATTTCCGGACCAATTTCACCCAGCAGATGGTGGTTGATCTGGAGCACGCACGTCAAATTAACTTCTACCAGCTTCAGGGGAAATCCTTTGCCAACAGTTTTCAGGCTGAGTTAAACATGCAGCCGATTCGGCGGATGGAGGTGAAAGCGGCTTACCGGTTGTTCGACGTGCGGCAGTCGCTGGGGGCCGCCTTTGGGGAGTCGGTCTTGCTGGAGCGCATGATGGTGAGCCGCGACCGGGTATTGTTCAACGTGGGCTACGCTCTGCCGTACGACAAGTGGAAGTTCGATGCTACCCTCCAATGGAACGGACCTAAGCGGATTCCGTACATGGCCGATGGCTACCTGCACCCCGGTTATGCCAACATGCGCACCGACCGGGCGCCGGGTTTTGCCAATCTGAACGCTCAGGTTTCACGGACGTTCCGAAATGGACTCGAACTCTACCTCGGTGGTGAAAACCTCACCGGATTCCGGCAGCTGGATCCCATTATGCATGCTGATATGCCGTTTAGCCCCAACTTCGACGCGGCAAGCCGGGTTTGGGGGCCTATCACCGGTGCTATGGTGTATGTAGGGTTCAGACTCAAAACGCTATGACGCTCACAATTCGGAATATGGTGTGCGGACGCTGTAAGCGGGTCGTTCGCGAGGAGCTGGAAAAACTGGGCATTACCGTTCGGTCGGTAGAGTTGGGCGAGGTCGATATTGAAGGTTTACCACCTACGGTTTCGCTTGATGCGGTACGCGAGGTACTACGGGCCAACGAGTTCGATCTGGTCGATAACCGTCGGCAAAGCTTACTGGAACAGATGAAAGCCCTGCTCGTGAATGAAATTCAGCACGCGAAAGGCGAACGGCGCAATAGCGAGAACTTTTCGGCTTTTCTGGAGCGGAAAATGGGGTACGACTACTCGTTTTTGAGTCACCTGTTTTCGGCCAACGAGGGCATGACTATCGAAAAGTACATCATTGCGCTCAAAATCGAGAAAGTGAAAGAGTACCTCCGGTACGACGAACTGAGCCTGTCGGAGATTGCTTTTCGGCTTGGTTACAGCAGTTCGCAGCATTTGTCGAACCAGTTTCGGCAGGTGACGGGCCAAACCCCCGGCGGGTACCGGAAGGCGGCACAGGCCAATCGGAAAGAATTGGATAAGCTTACGGGATGATTGGCGGCCATACAGGTTAAAACCCTGTACATCAGCTCAACAATCCTATACAACGTGGTCGGGGCAAGGGATTTACCTTTGCCCTATCACAACACAACGTTATGAAAAACTTCTTTTTGCTTCTGTCCCTGAGCATTGTGGCCCCGGCCCTTCGCGCTCAGCACGAACACCACGGGCATACCATGCCCGCCAAACGCGACTCGGTGGGTGCGTCGACTAACAAGCCCACCAACGGAGAACAGCAACCGATGCACCAGAATCACGGGAACATGAATGGGGGAGACCATCAGGGAATGACACATACCGGTGCCGACATGAACCATGGGGGCATGAGTATGTCGCACCTGTACTCACGGAGTTTGCCAATGAACCGGAATGGTTCGGGTACCTCGTGGCACCCCGATCAGACGCCCATGTACGCCTACATGAGTCATCGGCCTTCGGGCTGGATGTACATGCTGCACTACAGCGTGTTTCTGCGGCACACCAATCAAAACATCAATAACCCCAACGGTAAGGGCCGGGCGCAGCAGTTCGATGCCCCCAACTGGTTTATGGGTATGGCGCAGCGAAACGTGGGTAAGCGGGGCCTGTTGTCGATAAAAGCGATGCTTTCGCTCGATCCGTTTACGGTGGGCAAAGGTGGATACCCGTTGTTGTTCCAATCGGGCGAAACGTATCAGAACCGCCCCCTGGTCGACCGGCAGCATCAGCATGATTTGTTCTCGGAGCTATCGGTCGGGTATAGCCACTCGTTTAGCCCGAAAGCCGACGCCTTTGTGTATGTCGGATTACCCGGCGAACCAGCTTTAGGCCCTCCTGCCTTTATGCACCGGATTTCGTCGTTCAATAATCCCGACTCGCCCCTAGGCCATCACTGGATGGATGCCACCCACATCACGTTTGGGGTTGCCACGGCGGGCGTCCGGTACGGCATTGCCAAAATTGAAGCCTCATCCTTTACGGGTCGTGAGCCCGACGAGGCCCGGCTCGGCATTGACCGGCCCCGATTTGATAGCTACTCGTATCGTTTGTCGGTCAATCCAACGCCTTCGCTGGCGTTGCAGTTCTCGCAGGGATGGCTGAAAAACCCGGAAATATCACATCCGGGCGATGTACGGCGTACCACGGCATCGTTGTTGCATAGCGTAACGCTGAATGGCTCACCGGATTTCTACGTGACCTCGGCGCTCGTTTGGGGGCAAAACGTGCACGATAACGAAGCCGAAAATGCCTATCTGGCCGAAACCAGTTTTCAGGCGGGTCGGGTGGCTTTGTATGGCCGGTACGAGAACATTACCAAATCGCCGGAAGAGTTGGGCATCGCGGAGGATACCGATACCTCGGTGCCCCGGCACGTAAACGTCGACAACCTGACACTGGGCCTTAATTACCGGGTGGTGCGGTATCTTAACACCGATCTGGTAGCCGGGGCGCAACTAACCGCCGGTATGCCCGACCGGTATTTACAAACCCTGTACGGTCGTATGCCTTTGTCGGGGCAGGTGTACCTCCGCATAACACCCGCCCCAATGCGTATGCGTTAAACGAACCAAACAAAGTTGCTTAAACGTTTGATAGATAGAACTGTCAAAGCGTTTGGGTGACTCCAGATTTCACCAAAACCAATTGTACAAACCATGAAAACGAACGTATTTTCTCTGATTGCCGCCTTCTTTTTACTCGTTGGTCTGACGGCCTGGACGTCGGCTGATGACAAGGAGAAAGAAGTAAAAATCAAAACGTCGGCGGTGTGCGAAATGTGCAAAGAGCGCATTGAGCGTAACCTCGCGTTTGAAAAAGGGGTGCGCGAATCGAACCTGAACCTGGAGGATAAGGTGGTAACGGTGAAGTATAACCCGAAAAAGACGGATGTGGCCAAGATCAAGTCTAACATCACCAAGACGGGATATGATGCCGACGAAGTAGCGGCCGACGCCAAAGGATACGATAAGCTACCGGCCTGCTGCAAGAAAGACGGCCACAGCGATGGCAAAGGGCATCATTAATTTCTCTGGCCCCCAAAAGTAGGCCATTCCCTAAATTGCGTAGCCAGTTTTGAGTGCTGTGCGTTTGTATGAGTAAAATTCACGTACACAAACTCAACGGTTATGAATGTTAAACGCATCTTCGGTATTATCCTGACCCTGCTCGGGTTGATAGGCTTACTTTTGGGAGGAAAAGACCTCATGGCGGGCGGAGTAGCGCAGGCTTCGCTGGTTTACCTCGGCCTCGGCGCTATTTTCTTCTTTACGGGTATCAGTCTGATTCGCACAACGAGTGATACCGCAAAGTGATCCTTGACGGGTCTGCATACAAAAGGAGTCGTGACTTTCGGGGCACGATTCCTTTTGTTAAGTAATGGAGCTGAGTTAAATGTATAATGAATAGTATACAGTACTAGACATTAGATGTTGGATATTGGACGTTAGACCTCCATCTATAAAGGTGGTAAGTCTAACGTCCAGTGTCTGAAGTCCGAATGTCCAGTGCTGAATATACATTATCCATGCACGGCTTAGGCATTATCCCAAAGTCGGTCGGGATAGGCACCTTCGGCATGGAGCGCGTTGAGGGCCGCCTGTACCGTGGGTTTATCTTCGGGGTAGGTGACACCAAACCAGGCCGACTGACTGCGGAATACCTTACAATGCCCTGTGTTGGTCTGAATCAGGTTGGTCATCACAGTCGGGATGTAAAACTCAGCCTTGGGCGAGTCGATATTGGCAACGGCGTAACTCTCAAACTGCTTCTGAATTAAGGGGAAAACCGACGGTTTGAAACCCCAGAAATTCATCGAAACCGGCGTGTTGGGGGCCAGTTGGGTCAGCCCATCAGCCTCTTCAAACACGATGCGGCTCCCGGCCGGGTCGCCCTCCTGCTCGTAAATTTTGGTGCGCTCAATCACCGACATCAGGTTACCCGATTCGTTTACCTCGCAAACCCCGCGCGATACTGAGCCGTTTTCCGACAGCGTATTCTTGACTTCGTAGGCCACCATAGCATGGAGCTGATCGTCGGTGTCGGTTTGCAGAAACTGACTGATCAGTTCGAAGGCCTGATAGCCGTAAAAATCGTCGGCATTGATAACGGCAAACGGAGTTTGGGTGTGGTCTTTAGCGCATAAAACGGCATGGCCCGTGCCCCAGGGTTTGGTACGTTCTACGGCACCCAACTCTACGGGCACGTAGGAACCGAGGGCCTGAATCGCAAAATCAACCTGGATTTTGCCTTGTAGTTTCGGAAGGAAAATCTCTTCAAAATCGGCCCGTAGTTCTTCGCGGATAATAAAAACGACCTTGCCAAAACCGGCCCGGATGGCGTCGAAGAGGGAATAGTCGATAATGGTTTCGCCGTGAGGGCCAAACTGATCCAGTTGCTTGACGCCACCGTAACGGCTACCCATACCGGCGGCTAAGATCAGGAGTGTAGGTTGCATTCGTCGAGAATAAGGTTTGAAAAGGAAACTGTGTCTGTGTAAACCGATAGCAGGGCGGTGCGGGTAGCACCGACTAGGCCCCCAAAGGTAGCCAAAACCGGGTGAGCTCAATAATACCTCGGTAGGAAGCATCTTTAGCGGCCACTCGATCAACTTAACATCACTTTTTTTCGTGGTTTTGTTCAAAATCTCAAAACTTGTCTCTATAATTGTGCGTTAAACAATTGTTGTTTCAACAAGTATTACACTTCATCAACAAGAACATGTTCTATCACACCCTCGGCCAGATTCCGCGCAAGCGGCATACGCAGTTCGAGAAACCCGGTGGTTCGGGCAAGCTGTATTACGAGCAGCTGTTTGGCACAATCGGGTTCGATGGTATGTCGTCGCTGTTGTACCATGTTCACCGGCCTACGCAGGTGAAAGCGGTGCTCGACAGTGTGGAGGCTGCGCCGAGGGTGGCGGTAGAAAAAAACATGCTGGCCCGGAAGCTGATTGGCTTCAACGTTACGCCCGACACCCAAACCGACTTTCTCGATAGCCGGACCCCGCTCTTGTTCAACAAAGACCTGGTGCTTGGGGTAGCCGCCCCGCAGCGGTCGATGAACGAGTATTTTTACAAAAATGCCGACGCCGACGAGCTGATTTTTGTGCATCGGGGCTCTGGTAAGCTGCGTACGCTGCTCGGCTCTATTGACTTTGGGTATGGCGATTACCTCGTAATTCCGCGGGGTATGATTTATCAGTTTGAGCTGAACGATGGCGAGCCCGTGCGCTTGCTGTACGTGGAGTCGCACTCGCCCATATACACGCCCAAACGCTACCGGAATCATTTTGGGCAGTTGCTTGAACACTCGCCGTTTTGCGAGCGCGACATCCGGCGCCCGCAGGATCTGGAGACCCACGACGAAACGGGCGAGTTTATCATGAAAATCAGGAAACAGGGCGCTATTCATACGCTTGTGTATGCCACGCACCCGTTCGATGTGGTCGGGTGGGATGGCTACAATTTCCCGTACGCCTTCAATATTCAGGATTTTGAGCCGATAACGGGCCGCGTTCACCAGCCACCGCCGGTGCATCAGACGTTTCAGACCGACACGTTTGTGGTGTGCTCGTTCTGCCCGCGTTTGTACGACTACCATCCGAAAGCCATTCCGGCCCCGTACAATCACTCCAACATCGACTCCGACGAGGTGATCTACTACGTCGATGGGGATTTTATGTCGCGCAACGACATCGCGCCGGGGCACATCACGCTCCACCCCGGCGGTATTCCGCACGGCCCGGCCCCCGGCGCTATGGAGCGGAGTATCGGCAAAACCGGAACCGAAGAATACGCCGTCATGGTCGACACATTCCGGCCGCTCATGCTCACCGAACAGGCCATGACCATCGACGATGGCGTGTACTGGAAATCGTGGATAGAATAAACCGTATCCTTTAGGCACAGACGTGATACGTCGCGTCTTTTTTCTGCGATACAAAATTAGACGCGCTGTATCGCGTACGAATTGCATCAACAAACAGACAATGGAAACGCTCGAACTTCTCAAACCAGAAACTTCTCAATCGGTTGATTTTCTGCCGCTCAACGGTACCGACTATATCGAACTGTATGTGAGCAATGCCCGGCAGGCGGCCCACTATTTTCAGACTGCCTTTGGTTTCCAGCCGTTGGCCTATGCCGGCCTGGAAACGGGCCTGCGCGACCGCGAATCGTACGTAGTGGTGCAGGACAAAATCCGGATGGTGCTTACCTCACCGCTCCACAGCAACACCGAAATAGGCCATCATATCGACCAGCATGGCGATGGGGTGCGGGTGGTGGCGTTGTGGGTCGATGATGCCACGCAGGCCTTCGCCGAAACTACGAGCCGGGGGGCGCGTCCGTTTATGGAGCCAACCCGCGAAGAAGACCAAAACGGATACGTGGTGCGGTCGGGGATTCATACTTACGGCGATACAGTACACGTGTTTGTGGAGCGCAACGCCTACGATGGGCCTTTCCTGCCCGGCTACAAAGCCTGGAACCCGCATTATCAGCCTGCACCGATAGGGCTCAGATACGTAGACCATATGGTGGGTAACGTAGGCTGGAACGAGATGAACACCTGGACTCGGTTCTACGCCGAGGTAATGGGCTTCAATCAGCTTGTCTCATTCGATGACAAAGACATTTCGACTGATTACACGGCGCTGATGAGTAAGGTAATGAGCAACGGCAACGGCCGTATCAAGTTCCCGATCAACGAGCCGGCCGAGGGGAAAAAGAAGTCGCAGATCGAAGAATACATCAATTTCTACGAAGGGGCCGGTGTGCAGCACATCGCTGTTGCTACCGACAATATTGTAGAAACCGTAACGGCCCTCCGCGACCGTGGAGTTGAGTTTTTACGGGTGCCCGATGCCTACTACGACGATCTGAAAGACCGCGTTGGGCAGATTGATGAGGAAATTGAAACGCTGCGCCCATTGGGTATTCTGGTCGACCGCGACGAGGAGGGCTACCTGCTTCAGATTTTCACGAAACCGGTAACCCCACGGCCTACGCTTTTCTTCGAGATCATTCAGCGCAAAGGGGCCCGTTCGTTCGGAAAAGGCAATTTCAAAGCGCTTTTTGAAGCCATCGAGCGCGAGCAGGAGTTACGGGGAACGTTGTAAATGTCTACAGTTTCCAGTCTACAGTTTCCAGAGGTAGATGCAGGTTGGGACCGCTTTGCGCAACTGAAAACTGTAGACTGAAAACTGCAAACTAGAAACGCCTTATGATCCAGGATTATTCAGCATATACCCCCGACGATCAGGCCGTTTGGAAATTGCTTTTCGAACGGCAGATGGAGCGTCTGCCCGGTCGTGCCAGTCAGGCTTACATGGACGGGATTGTGGCTACGGGCTTCCCCAATGCGCGGATTCCGAACTTTGAAGAAGACCTCAATCCGCGTTTGCGCCCGCTCACAGGCTGGCGCGTGGTGGCGGTGCCGGGCCTGATTGGTAACCGCGAGTTTTTTGAACTTATGGCCGACCGGCAGTTTCCGGCAACCACCTGGCTACGCACCCGCGACCAACTCGATTACCTGCCCGAACCCGACATGTTTCACGACACGTTTGGGCATGTACCCGTGCTGACTAATACCCACTTTTGTGATTTTCTGGCGGCTCTCAGCCGTATTGCCCTGGCGCATGTCGACAATGAGGAGGCTATTCAGATGATTGCCCAACTGTACTGGTACACGGTTGAGTTTGGCCTTATTCAGGAGAATAGCTCGTTGGGGCGCCGGGGAATGCGCATTTATGGCGGGGGCATTCTGTCGTCGCCGGGTGAGACCATCTACGCCCTCGAAAGCGACGTGCCGCAGCGGATTCCGTACGACGTGAAAACCCTGTTACAGACGCCCTATGTGATCGACCGGTTTCAGGAACGATACTTCGTGATCGACTCATACGAGCAGCTCTACCACTCAGTGCCGGAGATCGAGGCTACGCTTGACGAACTGCTGGCTGTGAACAGTTAACAACGAACAACTATCCACGAACAATGAACAGTTAACAATGAACAGTGGGTAGGAAAGGGTGAGCCCTGAGTTACCGATAACAATCGGAAACGCCCAAACGATTATCTTGCCATCCTTTTGGGGAACAGTCGCACACGCAGTTCAGTGTTGGTTGTTCGTTGCGCACTGCTCGTTGATAGTTGTTCTCTGTTCGTTGTTCACTGATTGTTGTTCGTTGTAATGACTCATCCGTCTGACTCCCGTGCCTATTTTTTTAAGATCGACACGACCATCAAGAAAATCCGCAATGCGTTGCAGAAACGATTTGTGGAAGCTGGTTTCGACCTCACGGTAGACCAATGGGTGGTTGTGGATCATTTGCACCGAAACCCCGGTATTGCACAGGCTACACTGGCCGAAATGACGGCTAAAGATGCGCCCACCGTGACCCGAATTATTGATCTGTTGGTTAAAAAAGAACTGGTAGAGCGCCGAATGGCCGGCGACGACCGGCGTAAGTTTCTGGTTTCGCTCACGCAAACCGGCGAGCAGGTGTACGAACAAATGCTCCCGGCCGTGGTCGAGATTCGGCGCAAAGGGTGGGGGAGTTTGAGTGAAGACGATTACCGGCATTTTGTCCGGATTATGGACGAAATCTATCAAAACTTTAACGACGAAGAGGGCAAAGCCACACCCGAAAATGCCTGACCGGATAGGTTGCCCGGATTAGGCTCTTTTGTCCTTTTCTGGCTTTTTAAGTGGTTTTTGGGTCTTGGCTTCTGGTTTGACGGTTCATGCAATTGGCTATTTCAGAACGAGTTGCCAAACAAATCGATAAACCTCAAACCAACGCCCACTTCAAACCATCTACCTATGTACGGCATCTTCAGTTACGATATTGCGTCGCCCCGCGTGGGTTACCGGCACGGCGACTTTATTCTCGATCTTGAGACAGTGGCCCTGCTGGGTTACTTCAAATCACTTAACATCAATCCGTCGGTATTTGCCCAACCCGTGCTGAACCCATTTATGGCGTTGGGCCGGGCTACCTGCCGTGCTGTGAGTGACCGTATCGGCGAACTACTGGCCAACAACGAGGCTGCCCTGCGCGAGGTGCACGATCAGGTGCTCATCCGGGCATCGCGGGCAACCCTGCACCGGCCCGTACACATCGGCGACTACACCGACTTTTATGCGGGCATTCACCATGCCGAGAATGTGGGCCGTATGTTCAGGCCCGACGGCGACCCGTTGCTGGCCAATTATCGGCACATGCCGGTGGCGTATCACGGTCGGTCGTCGAGCATTGTGGTTTCGGGTACACCCATTCGGCGACCGTCGGGGCAGGTGCTCAATGCCGAAAAACAACCCGAATGCCGGCCGTCGGCGGCTCTCGATTTCGAACTCGAACTGGGTCTGGTAATTGGCAAGGCTTCTCCTCTGGGCCAACCCGTCCCCATCACCGAAGCCGAGGATTATATTTTCGGGCTGGTGTTGTTCAACGACTGGTCGGCCCGCGACATTCAGCGGTGGGAGTATCAGCCGCTGGGGCCGTTTCTGGGTAAAAACTTTGGCTCGTCGATGTCGGCCTGGGTGTTGCCGTTTCATGAGCTTGAGCCGGTCCGTTGCGCTGGCCCTGAGCAACACCCGCGTCCCTTGCCATACTTACAACCCTCAGGGCCGGGGCATTTTGATATTCAGCTGGAGGTTTGGCTCAACGATGCCTGCATTGCCCGTAGCAACGCCCAGTATCTGTACTGGTCGTTTGCCCAGATGATTGCCCACCACACCGTCAACGGCTGTAATCTGAACGTGGGCGATATGCTGGCCACCGGCACCATTTCTGGCCCTACGCCCGGCGAAAGCGGCTCCCTGCTCGAACAGAGCTGGAACGGAACCCGCCCGCTGCCCCTGCCCGATGGGAGTACCCGCACCTTTCTGCTCGATGGCGACCGGGTTACGATGCGGGCCT
It includes:
- the phhA gene encoding phenylalanine 4-monooxygenase — translated: MIQDYSAYTPDDQAVWKLLFERQMERLPGRASQAYMDGIVATGFPNARIPNFEEDLNPRLRPLTGWRVVAVPGLIGNREFFELMADRQFPATTWLRTRDQLDYLPEPDMFHDTFGHVPVLTNTHFCDFLAALSRIALAHVDNEEAIQMIAQLYWYTVEFGLIQENSSLGRRGMRIYGGGILSSPGETIYALESDVPQRIPYDVKTLLQTPYVIDRFQERYFVIDSYEQLYHSVPEIEATLDELLAVNS
- a CDS encoding heavy-metal-associated domain-containing protein, which translates into the protein MKTNVFSLIAAFFLLVGLTAWTSADDKEKEVKIKTSAVCEMCKERIERNLAFEKGVRESNLNLEDKVVTVKYNPKKTDVAKIKSNITKTGYDADEVAADAKGYDKLPACCKKDGHSDGKGHH
- a CDS encoding homogentisate 1,2-dioxygenase produces the protein MFYHTLGQIPRKRHTQFEKPGGSGKLYYEQLFGTIGFDGMSSLLYHVHRPTQVKAVLDSVEAAPRVAVEKNMLARKLIGFNVTPDTQTDFLDSRTPLLFNKDLVLGVAAPQRSMNEYFYKNADADELIFVHRGSGKLRTLLGSIDFGYGDYLVIPRGMIYQFELNDGEPVRLLYVESHSPIYTPKRYRNHFGQLLEHSPFCERDIRRPQDLETHDETGEFIMKIRKQGAIHTLVYATHPFDVVGWDGYNFPYAFNIQDFEPITGRVHQPPPVHQTFQTDTFVVCSFCPRLYDYHPKAIPAPYNHSNIDSDEVIYYVDGDFMSRNDIAPGHITLHPGGIPHGPAPGAMERSIGKTGTEEYAVMVDTFRPLMLTEQAMTIDDGVYWKSWIE
- the fahA gene encoding fumarylacetoacetase, coding for MYGIFSYDIASPRVGYRHGDFILDLETVALLGYFKSLNINPSVFAQPVLNPFMALGRATCRAVSDRIGELLANNEAALREVHDQVLIRASRATLHRPVHIGDYTDFYAGIHHAENVGRMFRPDGDPLLANYRHMPVAYHGRSSSIVVSGTPIRRPSGQVLNAEKQPECRPSAALDFELELGLVIGKASPLGQPVPITEAEDYIFGLVLFNDWSARDIQRWEYQPLGPFLGKNFGSSMSAWVLPFHELEPVRCAGPEQHPRPLPYLQPSGPGHFDIQLEVWLNDACIARSNAQYLYWSFAQMIAHHTVNGCNLNVGDMLATGTISGPTPGESGSLLEQSWNGTRPLPLPDGSTRTFLLDGDRVTMRAFFGPDEHRQELGEVTGRIVG
- a CDS encoding TonB-dependent receptor — protein: MRNFLIIGLLIGLSATSWAQTIQGTVFESVANKSVPLVGANVYWSSTTTGTTTDSVGRFQLAQPEGQSRLVISYVGYKPDTLVISDPSAEIRVTLRAEATLKEVVVSAGGTTQIDRLNPIQTEVLTQRTLAKAACCNLSESFETNASVSVSYSDAVTGARQIQFLGLGGQYVQTNVENIPNIRGLASTFGMSYIPGTWITSIDVGKGVGSVVNGYEGMTGALNIELQKPDFKAETERTQWLLNGYANTFGRVEGNVNVSRALSKKWSVGGLGHVSALRTRIDQNGDNFLDLPMYRQYNAINRWKYNSERFMAQFGFKALYEDREGGQVAAVNGPKYEFTNGTKRLEFFSKMARLYPEKPYRGLGLILNGLNHEQDARFGFAPYSGNQQMLYANLIYQSIIDNTNHTFKTGVSYMLDRYNESYKQKLLPTNRTESVPGAFFEYTYTYPERFALVIGNRIDFHNLYGAQWSPRVHAKYHIHNLITARASAGRGFRVPNLMAENFGYFVSSREVFFRSPLRPEVSWNYGLGLTNEFLMFGNKASFILDYFRTNFTQQMVVDLEHARQINFYQLQGKSFANSFQAELNMQPIRRMEVKAAYRLFDVRQSLGAAFGESVLLERMMVSRDRVLFNVGYALPYDKWKFDATLQWNGPKRIPYMADGYLHPGYANMRTDRAPGFANLNAQVSRTFRNGLELYLGGENLTGFRQLDPIMHADMPFSPNFDAASRVWGPITGAMVYVGFRLKTL
- a CDS encoding MarR family winged helix-turn-helix transcriptional regulator; its protein translation is MTHPSDSRAYFFKIDTTIKKIRNALQKRFVEAGFDLTVDQWVVVDHLHRNPGIAQATLAEMTAKDAPTVTRIIDLLVKKELVERRMAGDDRRKFLVSLTQTGEQVYEQMLPAVVEIRRKGWGSLSEDDYRHFVRIMDEIYQNFNDEEGKATPENA
- a CDS encoding AraC family transcriptional regulator, translating into MTLTIRNMVCGRCKRVVREELEKLGITVRSVELGEVDIEGLPPTVSLDAVREVLRANEFDLVDNRRQSLLEQMKALLVNEIQHAKGERRNSENFSAFLERKMGYDYSFLSHLFSANEGMTIEKYIIALKIEKVKEYLRYDELSLSEIAFRLGYSSSQHLSNQFRQVTGQTPGGYRKAAQANRKELDKLTG
- the hppD gene encoding 4-hydroxyphenylpyruvate dioxygenase, which codes for METLELLKPETSQSVDFLPLNGTDYIELYVSNARQAAHYFQTAFGFQPLAYAGLETGLRDRESYVVVQDKIRMVLTSPLHSNTEIGHHIDQHGDGVRVVALWVDDATQAFAETTSRGARPFMEPTREEDQNGYVVRSGIHTYGDTVHVFVERNAYDGPFLPGYKAWNPHYQPAPIGLRYVDHMVGNVGWNEMNTWTRFYAEVMGFNQLVSFDDKDISTDYTALMSKVMSNGNGRIKFPINEPAEGKKKSQIEEYINFYEGAGVQHIAVATDNIVETVTALRDRGVEFLRVPDAYYDDLKDRVGQIDEEIETLRPLGILVDRDEEGYLLQIFTKPVTPRPTLFFEIIQRKGARSFGKGNFKALFEAIEREQELRGTL
- a CDS encoding nucleotidyltransferase family protein, whose protein sequence is MQPTLLILAAGMGSRYGGVKQLDQFGPHGETIIDYSLFDAIRAGFGKVVFIIREELRADFEEIFLPKLQGKIQVDFAIQALGSYVPVELGAVERTKPWGTGHAVLCAKDHTQTPFAVINADDFYGYQAFELISQFLQTDTDDQLHAMVAYEVKNTLSENGSVSRGVCEVNESGNLMSVIERTKIYEQEGDPAGSRIVFEEADGLTQLAPNTPVSMNFWGFKPSVFPLIQKQFESYAVANIDSPKAEFYIPTVMTNLIQTNTGHCKVFRSQSAWFGVTYPEDKPTVQAALNALHAEGAYPDRLWDNA